One part of the Lotus japonicus ecotype B-129 chromosome 2, LjGifu_v1.2 genome encodes these proteins:
- the LOC130736069 gene encoding uncharacterized protein LOC130736069, whose protein sequence is MRILAWNCRGLGNPEAVGALRKLIHSEVPDVVFLSETRRYTTEMLRHRGMGGLQNIFPVQCEGHGKTRAGGPCLMWGSEVEVIIVNASLNHIPFMLTHQDNPGVSMQVLAIYGFPDLQNKFRTWELVRRFKPTGSVPWLCIGDFNDIISPSDKLGGDPPDLGQLQVATQACADCGIHLVESSGYSFTWSNKRAHPATVEERLDYALINQTWEDMWPVSKVSHLVRYQSDHNPIVFHCGYRRSEFTRNRVKMFRFEEIWLESGEECTEIVTECWNDQDVPFLEKVGKLGQNLEAWGKAKYGDIPKRIAETKKQLQRLQREVQTIQVVSASKESEKELEELLKIEEIVWAQRSRATWLKSGDKNTRFFHTKATQRRKRNLIEDIEDANGVKFQRDVDIARVLKNYFEDIFSSSNPSGEEELASLVADRVTEAHRSILSVPFTRDEVEEALFQMHPTKAPGVDGFPALFYQKFWPIVGDDVSTFCLQVLNGDSLPGMVNQTLLVLIPKVKKAVLANQFRPISLCNVVFKIITKTIANRMKLFLSDLISEAQSAFVPGRLITDNALIAYECFHYMKKKISGKNGMMALKLDMSKAYDRVEWSFLKQVLLKMGFPINWVNLIMSCVNSVTFSIMVNGNPQPTFAPHRGLRQGDPLSPYLFILCGEVFSALIQKSILTSSLHGIKISRSAPVISHLLFADDSILFAKASVQEAECVLNILATYERASGQKINLDKSMLSVSRNVPENSFHELKQLLGVKAVESYDKYLGLPTIIGKSKSQIFRFVKERVWKKLKGWKEGTLSRAGREVLIKAVAQAIPSYVMSCFILPDGLCKEIEGMISRFYWGGDASKRSLHWLRWDKLCQPKFDGGLGFRDFKSFNLALVAKNWWRIQSNPNSLMGRVFKSVYFPSGTLSGARKGYRPSYAWSSILKTSDFISKGSAWRIGNGTTVRIWHDNWLPNGSPINYREDVVQELGLERVVDLLLPDGRGWNKELIEWTFCPATALRILAVPLPFQPQDDHMYWAGSGDGKYCVKSGYEFLRGKVSQQLSEASSTIRFSAEFRKELWKSSCLPRCKELVWRACNGALPVRGALRKRGLDVDPSCMRCGEEDESIEHVFLRCPVARACWFASDLGLRINGALPFHEFIAEVLLLHDDHVTSFSQELIYSLWKSRNKLLFEGTTDAWDSILDRARALRAPPATGTAPAAMRSRRTASWVRPAPGLIKVNTDAALGRDKLASFGMVARNKDGLIMAAASFYPVVALSATIAEALSLRWAMTLATRLGFRRVQFEVDSLQLHQAWRRREGDSYLAMIIQDCFKLCGFFDHVDLSFTRREGNVCAHFMAKHAYSLDDVVWVEEGPPGLLPLLHDDLLASMPTF, encoded by the coding sequence atgaggATCTTAGCATGGAACTGCCGCGGGCTTGGGAACCCGGAGGCAGTGGGGGCTTTGCGCAAGCTCATCCATTCTGAAGTTCCTGATGTGGTTTTTCTTTCAGAGACTAGACGGTATACTACTGAAATGCTTCGTCACCGCGGTATGGGTGGCTTACAAAATATTTTTCCTGTCCAGTGTGAGGGTCATGGAAAGACGAGAGCGGGTGGTCCTTGCCTAATGTGGGGCTCAGAGGTTGAGGTAATTATTGTTAATGCTTCTTTAAATCATATTCCTTTTATGCTAACACACCAGGACAACCCGGGTGTTTCTATGCAGGTCCTTGCCATTTATGGCTTTCCTGATTTGCAGAATAAATTTCGCACGTGGGAATTGGTTCGACGGTTCAAGCCTACAGGCTCAGTGCCTTGGCTTTGCATTGGTGATTTTAATGATATTATTTCCCCGTCTGATAAGCTTGGGGGTGATCCGCCTGACTTAGGTCAGTTGCAAGTGGCAACCCAAGCTTGTGCAGATTGTGGGATCCACTTGGTGGAATCTTCCGGTTACTCTTTCACTTGGTCTAATAAGAGGGCCCACCCGGCGACGGTGGAAGAACGGTTAGACTATGCTCTGATCAATCAAACGTGGGAAGATATGTGGCCGGTCTCAAAGGTATCACACTTAGTGAGGTACCAATCTGATCACAACCCCATTGTTTTCCATTGTGGTTATCGCAGGTCTGAGTTTACCAGGAATCGTGTTAAAATGTTTCGTTTTGAGGAAATTTGGTTAGAAAGTGGAGAGGAGTGCACTGAAATTGTAACAGAATGCTGGAATGATCAAGATGTTCCTTTCCTAGAGAAGGTGGGAAAGTTGGGCCAGAATTTGGAGGCATGGGGTAAAGCCAAGTATGGTGATATTCCGAAAAGAATTGCTGAAACAAAAAAGCAACTTCAGAGGCTTCAGAGAGAGGTGCAAACAATACAGGTGGTCTCAGCGTCCAAAGAGTCCGAAAAAGAATTAGAGGAGCTTCTGAAAATTGAGGAGATAGTCTGGGCACAACGTTCTAGAGCTACTTGGCTGAAGAGTGGTGATAAAAATACGAGGTTCTTCCACACAAAGGCAACCCAGAGGCGGAAGAGAAACTTGATTGAGGACATTGAGGATGCTAATGGAGTTAAATTCCAGCGAGATGTGGACATAGCAAGAGTTCTGAAAAACTATTTTGAGGATATTTTTAGCTCTTCTAACCCTTCAGGGGAGGAAGAGCTGGCATCCCTGGTGGCTGACCGTGTTACCGAGGCTCATAGATCTATCTTGTCGGTCCCCTTTACCAGAGACGAGGTGGAAGAGGCACTCTTTCAAATGCACCCTACCAAAGCTCCGGGTGTGGATGGCTTTCCAGCGCTTTTCTACCAAAAATTCTGGCCTATTGTGGGTGATGATGTCTCAACCTTTTGCTTGCAAGTGCTGAATGGTGACTCATTGCCAGGTATGGTCAACCAAACTTTGCTTGTTCTTATCCCTAAGGTTAAGAAAGCTGTGTTAGCAAATCAATTTAGACCTATTAGCTTATGCAATGTGGTGTTTAAAATTATAACTAAAACAATTGCTAATAGGATGAAACTGTTTCTGTCTGATTTAATTAGTGAGGCCCAAAGTGCTTTCGTACCGGGTCGCCTGATAACAGATAACGCCTTAATTGCATATGAGTGCTTTCACTATATGAAAAAAAAGATTTCGGGTAAAAATGGTATGATGGCacttaaacttgacatgtcaaAGGCTTATGATAGAGTCGAATGGTCTTTTTTGAAACAGGTTCTCTTGAAAATGGGCTTCCCAATTAATTgggtaaatttaattatgagcTGTGTTAATTCTGTTACTTTTTCTATTATGGTGAATGGAAATCCTCAACCGACTTTCGCACCCCATCGGGGTTTGCGACAAGGAGACCCTCTGTCTCCTTACTTGTTCATCCTTTGTGGTGAAGTTTTCTCAGCTTTGATTCAGAAATCAATCCTTACTTCTTCCTTACATGGAATTAAAATTAGTCGTTCTGCACCAGTGATCTCACATCTTTTATTTGCAGATGACAGTATTCTATTTGCCAAAGCCTCGGTCCAGGAAGCAGAATGTGTCTTGAACATTCTGGCGACCTATGAACGGGCTTCTGGACAGAAAATCAACTTAGACAAGTCAATGCTCTCAGTTAGCCGCAATGTGCCAGAGAATAGTTTTCATGAGCTGAAACAGCTTTTGGGTGTAAAGGCAGTGGAGAGCTATGACAAGTACTTAGGTCTTCCAACTATTATTGGAAAATCTAAGTCGCAGATTTTCAGGTTTGTGAAGGAAAGAgtttggaaaaaattaaaaggCTGGAAAGAGGGTACTTTATCTCGTGCTGGGAGAGAAGTATTGATTAAGGCGGTGGCTCAAGCAATCCCCTCTTATGTAATGTCATGTTTTATTTTACCAGACGGCCTTTGTAAGGAGATTGAGGGGATGATTTCCAGGTTCTATTGGGGTGGTGATGCCTCCAAGCGGAGTCTTCATTGGCTAAGGTGGGATAAACTTTGTCAGCCCAAATTTGATGGGGGTCTTGGTTTTCGTGATTTTAAGTCCTTCAACTTGGCCCTAGTAGCTAAGAACTGGTGGCGAATCCAAAGTAACCCAAATTCTCTCATGGGAAGGGTTTTCAAAAGCGTCTATTTCCCAAGTGGAACCTTGTCTGGTGCTAGGAAAGGTTACCGTCCAAGCTACGCTTGGTCTAGTATTCTTAAGACAAGTGATTTTATTTCCAAGGGTAGCGCATGGCGTATTGGCAATGGCACCACGGTTCGAATTTGGCATGATAATTGGTTACCAAATGGTTCCCCTATTAACTACCGGGAAGATGTGGTTCAAGAGCTTGGCCTTGAGAGGGTTGTGGACCTTCTCTTGCCGGATGGACGAGGTTGGAACAAAGAGCTTATTGAATGGACATTTTGTCCAGCTACAGCACTGCGTATTTTAGCTGTACCTTTACCTTTCCAACCTCAGGACGATCATATGTATTGGGCTGGTTCGGGAGATGGGAAATATTGTGTGAAATCTGGTTATGAGTTCCTGCGAGGCAAGGTATCTCAACAGCTCTCCGAGGCATCCTCCACTATTCGGTTTAGCGCTGAGTTTAGGAAGGAGCTTTGGAAGAGTTCGTGCTTGCCAAGGTGCAAGGAGCTGGTTTGGAGGGCCTGCAATGGGGCTTTGCCGGTCCGTGGCGCGCTGCGGAAGCGGGGTTTAGATGTTGATCCATCGTGTATGCGGTGTGGGGAAGAGGATGAATCTATTGAGCATGTTTTCCTTCGTTGCCCAGTGGCCAGAGCTTGCTGGTTTGCATCTGATTTGGGACTGAGAATTAATGGTGCTCTTCCCTTCCATGAATTCATAGCTGAGGTGCTTCTGTTACATGATGATCATGTCACTTCTTTCTCACAAGAACTGATTTATTCCCTGTGGAAATCAAGGAACAAGCTGCTATTCGAGGGCACGACGGACGCTTGGGACTCAATCTTGGATCGTGCTCGTGCTCTTCGTGCGCCTCCAGCCACGGGAACAGCTCCAGCAGCCATGCGTTCTCGCCGGACAGCTTCATGGGTACGACCTGCACCTGGGCTCATCAAGGTGAACACAGATGCAGCGCTTGGAAGGGACAAACTTGCAAGTTTTGGTATGGTCGCGAGGAACAAAGATGGCCTCATCATGGCCGCAGCTTCTTTTTATCCAGTCGTGGCACTGTCAGCTACAATTGCAGAGGCTTTGTCATTGAGATGGGCGATGACTTTGGCAACACGACTTGGCTTTAGGCGCGTCCAGTTCGAGGTGGATTCCTTGCAACTTCACCAAGCATGGCGACGACGTGAGGGTGATTCTTATTTGGCTATGATTATTCAGGATTGTTTTAAACTGTGTGGTTTCTTTGATCATGTTGATCTTTCTTTTACTCGTAGGGAGGGTAATGTTTGTGCCCATTTCATGGCCAAGCATGCATATTCTCTTGATGATGTTGTTTGGGTAGAAGAGGGGCCTCCGGGTCTTCTTCCTCTACTTCACGATGACTTATTGGCTTCTATGCCCACTTTTTAA
- the LOC130737612 gene encoding probable inactive ATP-dependent zinc metalloprotease FTSHI 3, chloroplastic, whose product MAFLSLPCSTGSFVTPDMLKIRYFGVDGNFCTRSFAWKQKLEFCERKSRIPSFRFPCCFKSQHGVSSNNKIEPLVSRTRGDGKAQSGKGESNRLKNRFSLRLRPRLRLLAMRMKRTSIESILNEVGIFVRRNIRTVAFSTSFSLVFGLCFMFLKLTALPPQKIVPYSELVTSLQNGSVAKVLVEEGSRRIYYNMNSETVENDQVSGEESQGADVSIDKDINQVGSEDTLRAGQTPVVNKLNKFSRTRSSIPQWQYSTRKIEHDEKFLISLMREKGVTYSSAPQSVLMSMRSTLITVITLWIPLIPLMWLLYRQLSAANSPARKQKPNSQTVGFDDVQGVDSAKVELMEIVSCLQGDINYQKVGAKLPRGVLLVGPPGTGKTLLARAVAGEAGVPFFTVSASEFVELFVGRGAARIRDLFNTARKFAPSIIFIDELDAVGGRRGRSFNDERDQTLNQLLTEMDGFASEMRVVVIAATNRPEALDPALCRPGRFSRKVYVGEPDEEGRRKILAVHLRGVPLEENANIICHLVGSLTAGLVGADLANIVNEAALLAARRGSETVAREDIMEAIERAKFGINDKQLRSSKIGKELSKLFPWMPSLMGRGDRRQDDLQGPLGYQSLNS is encoded by the exons ATGGCTTTTCTTTCTTTGCCTTGCAGTACTGGGTCATTTGTTACCCCTGATATGTTAAAGATAAGATATTTTGGGGTAGATGGAAATTTCTGCACTCGTTCATTTGCTTGGAAGCAGAAGCTTGAGTTTTGTGAAAGAAAAAGTAGAATTCCCTCATTCAGGTTTCCTTGTTGTTTCAAGTCACAACATGGTGTTTCCAGCAACAATAAAATTGAGCCGCTTGTGAGTAGAACCAGGGGTGACGGAAAGGCGCAGAGTGGTAAAGGGGAAAGTAATAGGTTGAAGAACAGATTTTCATTGAGATTGCGGCCGAGGTTACGGTTATTAGCTATGAGAATGAAAAGGACTTCCATTGAATCCATTTTGAATGAGGTGGGGATCTTCGTTCGTAGGAACATTAGGACAGTGGCATTTTCTACCTCATTTTCTTTAGTGTTTGGCCTTTGTTTCATGTTTTTGAAATTGACAGCGCTCCCCCCTCAAAAAATTGTTCCATATTCGGAATTGGTTACAAGCCTTCAAAATGGGTCTGTTGCAAAAGTATTAGTTGAAGAGGGATCTCGGCGTATATATTACAATATGAACTCCGAAACTGTTGAAAACGATCAGGTTTCCGGTGAAGAATCACAAGGAGCAGATGTTTCAATTGATAAGGATATAAATCAGGTTGGGAGTGAGGATACTTTAAGAGCTGGCCAAACTCCAGTGGTGAATAAATTGAATAAATTCTCCAGGACTCGATCTTCTATTCCTCAGTGGCAGTATTCCACAAGAAAAATCGAGCATGATGAAAAGTTCCTTATTAGTTTGATGAGAGAGAAGGGAGTTACATATAGCTCTGCCCCTCAATCTGTGTTAATGTCAATGAGGAGTACTTTGATAACTGTGATCACACTATGGATACCTTTAATTCCATTGATGTGGCTTCTGTATCGTCAACTTTCTGCTGCCAATAGTCCTGCAAGGAAGCAGAAACCGAATAGTCAGACAGTTGGATTTGATGATGTGCAAGGTGTTGATTCCGCAAAAGTAGAACTCATGGAG ATAGTTTCATGTCTGCAAGGGGATATAAATTACCAAAAGGTGGGGGCGAAGCTACCTCGAGGTGTGTTGCTGGTAGGTCCTCCTGGAACTGGGAAGACGTTACTTGCACGTGCGGTGGCAGGGGAAGCAGGTGTACCCTTTTTTACTGTATCTGCCAGTGAGTTTGTGGAATTATTTGTTGGAAGAGGGGCAGCTAGAATCAGAGACCTTTTCAACACTGCAAGGAAATTTGCACCATCAATTATATTCATTGATGAACTTGATGCTGTTGGAGGTAGGCGTGGAAGAAGTTTCAATGATGAACGTGACCAAACGCTGAACCAG TTGCTAACAGAAATGGATGGATTTGCATCCGAGATGAGAGTGGTTGTCATTGCAGCAACTAACCGACCAGAAGCATTGGATCCAGCCTTATGTCGCCCGGGTCGTTTCTCAAGAAAAGTATATGTAGGGGAACCAGATGAAGAAGGGAGGAGAAAGATATTAGCAGTACATCTAAGGGGAGTTCCTTTAGAGGAGAACGCTAACATCATTTGTCATTTAGTTGGTTCTCTTACTGCTGGCTTGGTAGGTGCTGATCTGGCAAACATTGTCAATGAAGCTGCTTTGCTTGCTGCTCGTAGAG GTAGTGAAACTGTGGCTAGGGAAGACATAATGGAAGCGATTGAAAGAGCAAAGTTCGGAATCAATGATAAGCAATTGAGGTCTAGTAAAATAGGCAAGGAGCTAAGTAAGCTATTCCCTTGGATGCCGTCATTGATGGGAAGAGGTGATAGGAGACAGGATGACCTGCAAGGACCATTAGGTTATCAATCACTGAATTCATGA
- the LOC130737613 gene encoding uncharacterized protein LOC130737613 produces the protein MDADWWKALDRLDESLKRSHEAARLREEVRRREEAAAAYERHVAEYEQYMAAYERYEAKAAAVAEHEAAAEREAMAAEEQEAAAAVEREVEAERERATAEAEEDAAEKYEQSATVTVFFGSSKAFSFGFLNKSSVLPKINAVLPQFNVVLPQFHDLGLEIVFPQISDLRFAVSPKIGNSVLSGDVLGDCGGDSAIDGAGRPPRKPPDSESEESR, from the coding sequence atggatgCAGATTGGTGGAAAGCCCTCGACAGGCTTGATGAATCCCTGAAGCGTTCCCATGAAGCAGCTCGCCTACGTGAAGAAGTTCGCCGGCGAGAAGAAGCGGCAGCGGCGTATGAGCGGCACGTGGCCGAATACGAGCAGTACATGGCGGCATACGAGCGGTACGAAGCCAAAGCGGCAGCGGTCGCTGAACATGAAGCCGCGGCGGAGCGCGAGGCTATGGCCGCAGAGGAGCAAGAAGCGGCAGCGGCGGTAGAACGAGAAGTGGAAGCAGAACGAGAGCGTGCTACGGCTGAGGCTGAAGAAGATGCAGCGGAGAAGTACGAACAATCGGCGACGGTCACCGTCTTCTTCGGTTCTTCAAAGGCGTTTTCGTTTGGGTTCTTGAACAAATCCAGCGTTCTTCCCAAAATCAACGCCGTTCTTCCTCAATTCAATGTCGTTCTACCCCAATTTCATGATTTAGGGCTCGAAATCGTTTTCCCCCAAATCAGCGATTTAAGGTTTGCGGTTTCGCCCAAAATTGGGAACTCTGTGCTCAGCGGCGATGTTCTTGGTGATTGTGGTGGTGATTCAGCGATTGACGGAGCAGGAAGGCCTCCACGGAAGCCTCCAGATTCGGAAAGTGAAGAAAGTAGGTAA